Proteins from a genomic interval of Pseudomonas sp. RC10:
- the cspD gene encoding cold shock domain-containing protein CspD produces the protein MLSGKVKWFNNAKGYGFIVEDGKSEDLFAHYSAIKMDGYKTLKAGQPVNFEIIQGPKGLHAVEISAAATKDPVHAPITQHEHSKDHA, from the coding sequence ATGCTAAGCGGTAAGGTCAAGTGGTTTAACAACGCCAAGGGGTATGGCTTCATCGTTGAAGACGGCAAGTCCGAGGACCTGTTCGCCCACTACTCGGCGATCAAAATGGACGGCTACAAGACGCTCAAGGCCGGTCAGCCGGTCAACTTTGAGATCATCCAGGGCCCCAAAGGTTTGCACGCGGTAGAGATCAGCGCCGCAGCGACCAAAGATCCCGTTCACGCTCCTATCACGCAACACGAACACAGCAAAGATCACGCCTGA
- a CDS encoding NADP-dependent isocitrate dehydrogenase — MSNRSKIIYTFTDEAPALATYSLLPIIEAFTASADIAVETRDISLAARILASFPEQLGDKKVSDDLAELGELATTPEANIIKLPNISASVPQLKAAIKELQAKGYNVPNYPDEVVTEADKVAQAGYDKVKGSAVNPVLREGNSDRRAPLSVKNYARKHPHKMGAWAADSKSHVAHMDSGDFYGSEKSALIDNAGSVKIELIGKDGKNTVLKEKTPVLAAEIIDCAVMSKKALRAFVAKEIEDAKKLGVLFSVHLKATMMKVSDPIMFGEFVAEYYQDALKKHAEVLKEIGFNLHNGIGDLYARIKDLPADQQAQIEADVKAVYATRPPLAMVNSDKGITNLHVPSDVIVDASMPAMIRDSGKMWNNDGVLQDTKAVIPDRCYATIYQAVIEDCKKHGAFDPTTMGSVPNVGLMAQKAEEYGSHNKTFQIEADGVVRVTDDKGQVLMEQNVEAGDIFRMCQTKDAPIQDWVKLAVNRSRLSNTPAIFWLDPQRAHDAVMIKKVEKYLKDHDTTGLDITIKSPVDAMKVSLERIRAGKDTISVTGNVLRDYLTDLFPIMELGTSAKMLSIVPLMNGGGLFETGAGGSAPKHVQQLNEENFLRWDSLGEFLALAASLEHLGNVYNNPKALVLATALDKATGQFLDNNKSPSRKVGGIDNRGSHFYLATYWAQALAAQTEDKELQAKFTQLAKTLTDNEATIVAELNGVQGKPLDIGGYYFATPELASKAMRPSKTLNDAINALK, encoded by the coding sequence ATGTCCAACCGCTCGAAGATCATCTATACCTTCACCGACGAAGCTCCTGCCCTCGCCACCTACTCACTGCTGCCGATCATCGAAGCGTTCACCGCTTCCGCTGACATCGCCGTCGAGACTCGCGACATCTCCCTTGCAGCCCGTATCCTTGCCAGCTTCCCAGAGCAGCTGGGCGACAAGAAGGTTTCCGACGATCTGGCAGAGCTGGGTGAACTGGCGACCACGCCCGAAGCCAACATCATCAAGCTGCCGAACATCAGCGCCTCGGTTCCTCAACTGAAGGCCGCGATCAAGGAACTGCAAGCCAAGGGCTACAACGTCCCGAACTACCCGGACGAAGTTGTCACCGAAGCCGACAAAGTCGCTCAGGCCGGTTATGACAAGGTAAAAGGCAGCGCCGTGAACCCGGTCCTGCGTGAAGGTAACTCCGATCGCCGTGCGCCGCTCTCGGTCAAGAATTATGCGCGCAAGCACCCGCACAAGATGGGCGCCTGGGCTGCAGACTCCAAATCCCACGTTGCCCACATGGACAGCGGCGACTTCTACGGCAGCGAAAAATCCGCGCTGATCGACAACGCTGGCTCCGTGAAGATCGAACTGATCGGCAAGGACGGCAAGAACACTGTTCTGAAAGAAAAGACACCGGTCCTGGCCGCTGAAATCATCGACTGCGCCGTCATGAGCAAAAAAGCCCTGCGCGCATTCGTCGCCAAGGAAATCGAAGACGCCAAGAAGCTAGGCGTGCTGTTCTCCGTTCACTTGAAAGCCACCATGATGAAGGTCTCCGACCCGATCATGTTCGGCGAGTTCGTGGCCGAGTACTACCAGGACGCGCTGAAGAAGCACGCTGAAGTCCTGAAAGAAATCGGTTTCAACCTGCACAACGGCATCGGCGACCTGTACGCCCGCATCAAGGATCTGCCCGCTGACCAGCAGGCGCAGATCGAAGCCGACGTCAAAGCCGTGTACGCGACCCGCCCTCCTCTGGCGATGGTCAACTCCGACAAAGGCATCACCAACCTGCACGTACCGAGCGACGTCATCGTCGACGCTTCGATGCCTGCGATGATTCGTGATTCCGGCAAGATGTGGAACAACGACGGCGTCCTGCAGGACACCAAGGCCGTGATCCCGGATCGCTGCTACGCCACCATCTACCAGGCGGTCATCGAAGACTGCAAGAAACACGGCGCCTTCGATCCGACCACCATGGGCAGCGTGCCGAACGTTGGCCTGATGGCTCAGAAAGCCGAAGAATACGGCTCCCACAACAAGACCTTCCAGATCGAAGCTGACGGCGTGGTTCGCGTCACCGACGACAAAGGTCAGGTGTTGATGGAGCAGAACGTTGAAGCGGGCGACATTTTCCGCATGTGTCAGACCAAAGACGCGCCGATCCAGGACTGGGTCAAACTGGCCGTCAACCGTTCGCGCCTGAGCAACACCCCGGCCATTTTCTGGCTGGACCCACAGCGCGCCCACGACGCCGTGATGATCAAGAAGGTCGAGAAGTACCTGAAAGACCACGACACCACTGGCCTGGACATCACCATCAAGTCGCCAGTCGACGCGATGAAGGTTTCCCTGGAGCGCATCCGCGCTGGCAAGGACACCATCTCGGTCACCGGTAACGTGCTGCGTGACTACCTGACCGACCTGTTCCCGATCATGGAACTGGGCACCAGTGCCAAGATGCTGTCGATCGTACCGCTGATGAATGGCGGCGGTCTGTTCGAAACCGGCGCTGGCGGTTCAGCACCGAAGCACGTTCAACAGCTGAACGAAGAGAACTTCCTGCGTTGGGACTCGCTGGGCGAATTCCTGGCACTGGCGGCTTCCCTGGAGCACCTGGGCAACGTCTACAACAACCCGAAAGCGCTGGTACTTGCCACTGCCCTGGACAAGGCCACCGGCCAGTTCCTGGACAACAACAAGTCGCCATCGCGCAAGGTTGGCGGTATCGACAACCGCGGTAGCCACTTCTACCTGGCGACCTACTGGGCTCAGGCCCTGGCCGCTCAGACCGAAGATAAAGAGCTGCAAGCCAAGTTCACCCAGCTGGCCAAAACCCTGACCGACAACGAAGCGACCATCGTCGCCGAGCTGAACGGTGTACAGGGCAAGCCTCTGGACATCGGCGGCTACTACTTCGCCACGCCGGAACTGGCCAGCAAAGCCATGCGTCCGAGCAAGACCTTGAACGACGCGATCAACGCGCTGAAGTAA
- the clpS gene encoding ATP-dependent Clp protease adapter ClpS, translating to MHAMSKIRLTFNQDDPQSHEDEAAGIAVQEAKPTLQVPPMYKVVLFNDDYTPMDFVVEVLEVFFNLNRELATKVMLAVHTEGRAVCGLFTRDIAETKAMQVNQYARESQHPLLCEIEKDG from the coding sequence ATGCATGCAATGAGCAAGATTCGACTAACATTCAATCAGGATGACCCGCAGTCCCATGAGGACGAAGCGGCGGGCATCGCGGTGCAGGAAGCCAAGCCGACATTGCAGGTGCCACCGATGTACAAGGTGGTTTTGTTCAACGATGACTACACCCCCATGGATTTCGTTGTTGAAGTGCTGGAGGTGTTCTTCAATCTGAATCGTGAGCTGGCGACCAAGGTCATGCTGGCCGTCCATACAGAGGGACGGGCGGTATGTGGATTGTTTACCCGCGACATCGCCGAGACCAAGGCAATGCAGGTCAACCAATACGCCAGGGAAAGCCAGCATCCGCTACTCTGTGAGATCGAGAAGGACGGTTAA